From a single Nymphaea colorata isolate Beijing-Zhang1983 chromosome 4, ASM883128v2, whole genome shotgun sequence genomic region:
- the LOC116253522 gene encoding uncharacterized protein LOC116253522 isoform X2, whose product MGMKRHASEDEEELSESEGGFSEYDDELDLENELKLRNDDQQNEVHKEDEMEELEREYSNLRSQEEDLLRNLKRNKDDDIQKGQAVKNQKALWDRMLEIRILLQKVFSSSNKLPQEPWRSSFSSADGTIDQAYADLVASTELTLDSCLKLLEALIENSAAVNQVSKSDNKGNSNESSNTLNCSCPENDDDWLQVQTLNSRIAPFRDSSIDKWQRKTQMTTGAAAFKSKLRAFNQSISQQVATNMRDPSRMIKRMQLRRSLIGVIGNVPEERNNILEEDSSADGDPELLDDSEFYQQLLKEFLESFNPDSTDENH is encoded by the exons ATGGGTATGAAGCGACATGCTAGTGAAGATGAAGAGGAACTCAGTGAAAGTGAAGGTGGTTTCTCTGAATATGATGATGAGTTGGATTTGGAGAACGAACTG AAGTTGAGAAATGATGACCAACAAAATGAAGTGCacaaagaagatgagatggaaGAACTGGAGAGAGAGTACTCAAACCTACGTAGCCAGGAGGA AGACCTCTTAAGGAATTTGAAGCGCAACAAAGATGACGACATTCAGAAAGGACAAGCTGTAAAAAATCAGAAG GCTCTTTGGGATAGGATGTTGGAGATTAGGATTTTGCTGCAAAAAGTATTCTCAAGTTCAAATAAATTACCACAG GAACCCTGGAGGTCCTCATTCTCCAGTGCAGATGGAACAATTGATCAAGCTTATGCAGATCTTGTGGCATCAACCGAACTGACACTAGATAGTTGTTTGAAACTCCTGGAG GCTTTAATTGAGAATAGTGCAGCAGTCAACCAAGTCTCTAAAAGTG ACAACAAAGGAAACTCCAATGAGTCTTCAAATACGTTGAATTGTTCTTGTCcagaaaatgatgatgattgGTTGCAAGTACAGACATTGAACTCTAG AATTGCACCATTTAGAGACAGTTCAATTGACAAATGGCAAAGAAAGACACAAATGACAACTGGTGCAGCTGCTTTCAAGAGCAAACTGCGTGCTTTCAATCAG AGCATAAGCCAACAGGTAGCAACAAACATGAGGGATCCAAgtagaatgatcaagaggatgCAGTTGAGGAGATCTTTGATTGGTGTTATTGGGAAT GTTCCAGAAGAGAGAAATAACATTTTGGAAGAG GATTCCAGTGCGGATGGTGATCCTGAATTACTGGACGATTCAGAATTTTACCAGCAGTTACTTAAAGAGTTTCTGGAGTCATTTAATCCTGATTCAACAG ATGAAAATCATTGA
- the LOC116252255 gene encoding uncharacterized protein LOC116252255, whose amino-acid sequence MAASFKNGRRLHFSPPHLTDLNAHRLVSKTQQNPSNYSGYLLKGLFITVAFALLPFCSSHLPEFTNHTNLDRRWEFLRLAFIGAALSYGLLSRRRSETVKEIEVRIESTQNYVSKILQVSPVFDGESDCGSYSDSSRLQTWSSLYYPCESKVMVAEEDRNRHDQPLFLPVRSLKSSISDTETMPAREITQIPAPANSKTKDSVMIGKRETGMSNFHGVDLDNVVLPSPVPWRSRSGRLEVKGDIFPSALYSLPQSISGPEVPEFASPASLSSISRPPSISPPQSLSPTPMLASVQDSATDPKVNRVSSVKDNVSPPVKEIVTVNKFLNKTLDYSQSFEGNRPRKSISTMRKCESLDSTYGGHVGIEPEQTAVRSRRTFNSMKVENGVRKNKDDENLLMPRPDGEDKSVGSEAEEGMSRNDGTEFVVATKKRKSEVEIAEKTQSKSNFQPPRPPSIELYEEYRKNRHSAKQEIKELKAQVEAALVADGDDDDDNGDEDDNDEEEEEREHEEEEVDDTHSDTETVSSESESETDQIDESEVDKKADEFIAKFRQQIRLQRVRPIKTGSGQKIQNRKNR is encoded by the coding sequence ATGGCCGCCTCTTTCAAGAATGGCCGACGGCTGCATTTCTCACCTCCCCATCTAACAGATTTGAATGCTCACCGGCTAGTTTCAAAGACCCAACAGAACCCAAGCAACTATTCTGGCTATCTGCTTAAAGGCCTGTTCATAACTGTAGCATTTGCGCTCCTGCCTTTTTGCTCCTCCCACTTACCCGAATTCACCAACCACACGAACCTTGATAGGAGGTGGGAGTTTCTGCGGCTGGCTTTCATCGGGGCTGCTCTCTCCTATGGTCTGTTAAGCCGTCGTCGGAGTGAAACAGTGAAGGAAATTGAGGTAAGGATAGAATCGACGCAGAATTATGTCTCCAAAATCCTTCAAGTCTCGCCAGTCTTTGATGGTGAGAGCGACTGTGGTTCTTACTCTGACAGCAGTAGGCTTCAGACCTGGAGCTCTCTATATTATCCTTGTGAGTCCAAGGTCATGGTGGCCGAGGAAGATCGCAACCGCCATGATCAGCCCCTCTTCCTTCCAGTTAGGAGCTTGAAATCCAGCATTTCTGACACAGAAACTATGCCTGCACGGGAGATAACACAGATTCCAGCGCCTGCAAATTCGAAAACCAAAGACAGCGTGATGattggaaaaagagaaactGGGATGTCCAACTTTCATGGTGTGGACCTGGACAACGTAGTTTTGCCTTCACCCGTTCCATGGCGGTCGAGGTCAGGAAGATTGGAGGTTAAGGGAGACATATTTCCTTCTGCCCTTTACTCTCTACCACAGTCTATTTCTGGACCTGAGGTGCCGGAATTTGCAAGTCCTGCTTCACTGTCATCCATTTCACGGCCTCCTTCAATTTCTCCTCCACAGTCTCTCTCTCCAACCCCAATGTTAGCTTCTGTTCAAGACTCTGCAACGGACCCTAAAGTCAATCGTGTCTCTTCTGTTAAGGACAATGTGTCCCCCCCTGTAAAGGAAATCGTTACGGTGAACAAGTTCCTGAACAAAACCCTAGACTATTCACAGTCGTTTGAAGGCAACCGACCTAGAAAATCCATTTCCACAATGAGAAAATGTGAAAGTTTGGATTCAACATATGGAGGTCATGTCGGTATCGAACCTGAGCAAACGGCGGTAAGAAGCAGGAGGACGTTTAATTCAATGAAGGTGGAGAACGGTGTAAGAAAGAACAAGGATGATGAGAACCTTCTGATGCCCAGGCCAGATGGGGAGGATAAAAGTGTTGGGAGTGAAGCAGAAGAAGGGATGAGCAGAAATGATGGAACAGAGTTTGTTGTTGCgacgaagaaaagaaaatcagaagTTGAAATAGCAGAAAAGACTCAGTCAAAGTCCAATTTCCAACCGCCACGACCGCCTTCTATTGAGTTGTACGAAGAGTATCGCAAGAATAGACACAGTGCGAAGCAAGAAATCAAGGAGTTGAAGGCACAAGTAGAAGCGGCATTGGTCGCTGATGGTGATGATGACGATGACAATGGCGATGAAGACGAcaatgatgaggaggaggaagaacggGAGCACGAGgaggaggaagttgatgacacACATTCAGACACTGAAACTGTTTCGTCAGAATCAGAATCAGAAACCGATCAAATTGATGAGAGTGAAGTTGATAAGAAGGCGGATGAATTCATAGCTAAATTCAGACAGCAGATTAGACTACAAAGGGTCAGACCAATCAAGACTGGCAGCGGTCAGAAGAttcaaaacaggaaaaatagATGA
- the LOC116253524 gene encoding phosphatidylglycerophosphate phosphatase PTPMT2-like, which yields MYIEELEEETLPDHHDGKQLLDVSNYTVVQSTAKRILVGAGARFLFYPTLLYNICRHKIEPDFHWWDEVDQFVILGAVPFPKDVPHLKQLGVQGVITLNEPYEMLVPTSLYQIHGIDHLMIPTRDYLFAPSFVDICQAVDFIHKNASRGKTTYVHCKAGRGRSTTIVLCYLVQHKHMTPVEAYHHVRSSRPRVLLAACQWQAVQKYYRMKVMEKRNAKDVKPTFASANLLQVAPKFQASRAIMVDDGSIVMITESDLDGYTDGRGSTAGIIGNDLLADASFVCKVQFAGQAALARLSCIWLRYHAGGDAKSGASRKAGLTRAGSIKTMEGSCSGGGAAAEQLGGIGVDIPVY from the exons ATGTACATTGAGGAATTGGAAGAGGAGACTTTACCGGACCATCATGATGGCAAGCAACTATTAGATGTTTCAAATTATACGGTTGTCCAATCAACTGCCAAAAGAATCCTGGTTGGGGCAGGTGCCCGTTTCTTGTTCTATCCAACTCTTTTATATAACATCTGCCGGCACAAGATCGAGCCAGATTTCCATTGGTGGGATGAGGTTGATCAG tttgtAATTTTAGGTGCTGTCCCATTTCCCAAGGATGTTCCTCATTTAAAACAATTGGGCGTTCAAGGAGTCATTACACTCAATGAGCCTTATGAAATGTTGGTCCCTACTTCTTTATATCAA attcatgGCATTGACCATCTAATGATTCCCACAAGAGATTATTTGTTTGCCCCATCTTTTGTGGACATATGCCAAGCTGTGGACTTCATTCATA AAAATGCTTCTCGTGGAAAAACAACGTATGTACACTGTAAAGCTGGTCGAGGGAGAAGCACCACCATCGTTCTCTGTTACCTG GTTCAACACAAGCACATGACTCCTGTAGAAGCTTATCATCATGTACGGTCAAGCAGGCCTCGGGTGCTTTTAGCTGCTTGCCAGTGGCAG GCTGTTCAAAAATATTACAGGATGAAGGTGATGGAGAAGAGAAATGCCAAAGACGTCAAGCCAACGTTTGCTTCTGCAAATCTGCTCCAAGTCGCACCAAAATTTCAGGCCAGCAGGGCCATCATGGTGGATGATGGCTCGATTGTCATGATCACAGAATCTGACCTCGATGGTTACACTGACGGCAGGGGAAGTACAGCAGGAATAATCGGCAACGACTTATTAGCTGATGCCAGCTTTGTCTGTAAGGTGCAGTTTGCTGGTCAAGCAGCACTGGCAAGACTCTCCTGCATTTGGCTGCGGTATCATGCAGGCGGAGATGCAAAGTCAGGGGCTTCCAGGAAGGCAGGGTTGACACGGGCAGGTTCGATCAAGACAATGGAAGGCAGTTGCTCCGGCGGCGGTGCGGCTGCTGAGCAGCTGGGTGGGATTGGTGTGGATATTCCTGTCTATTGA